A stretch of the Oncorhynchus kisutch isolate 150728-3 unplaced genomic scaffold, Okis_V2 scaffold1237, whole genome shotgun sequence genome encodes the following:
- the LOC116365438 gene encoding ferritin, middle subunit-like, whose protein sequence is MESQIRQNYHHDCEAAINRMINLEMFASYTYTSMAFYFSRDDVALRGFAHFFKENSDEEREHADKLLSFQNKRGGRILLQDIKKPERDEWGNGLEAMQCALQLEKNVNQALLDLHKIASDKVDPHLCDFLETHYLNEQVEAIKKLGDHITNLTKMDAVKNKMAEYLFDKHTLGGQS, encoded by the exons ATGGAGTCTCAGATCCGCCAGAACTATCACCACGATTGCGAAGCTGCCATCAACCGGATGATCAACTTGGAGATGTTTGCCTCCTACACCTACACTTCAATG GCTTTCTATTTCTCCCGTGACGATGTGGCTCTGCGAGGCTTCGCGCATTTCTTCAAGGAGAACAGCGACGAGGAGCGGGAGCACGCCGATAAGCTACTCTCCTTCCAGAACAAGCGAGGTGGACGCATTTTACTCCAGGACATCAAG AAGCCAGAACGTGATGAGTGGGGCAATGGGCTGGAGGCCATGCAGTGTGCTCTGCAGCTGGAGAAGAATGTGAACCAGGCCCTGCTGGACCTGCACAAGATTGCCTCTGACAAGGTTGACCCCCAT CTGTGTGACTTTCTGGAGACCCATTACCTGAATGAGCAGGTGGAGGCCATTAAGAAGCTGGGAGACCACATCACCAACCTCACCAAGATGGATGCTGTCAAAAACAAGATGGCAGAGTACCTGTTTGACAAGCACACCCTGGGGGGCCAGAGCTAA